From one Anopheles cruzii chromosome 3, idAnoCruzAS_RS32_06, whole genome shotgun sequence genomic stretch:
- the LOC128275331 gene encoding uncharacterized protein LOC128275331: protein MLSEIHFMKKPRKRMPSSDKTSTVLSPIDGLTVDIRKKRHHVRVDETVFVEEIKKRSILYEGAMVRSGNTALRNEAWGEVAQIMNLSVQECKKRWRSMRDGFLKQVRQKSEEDRKSWIHYRLLEFLLPFIGGFIPKQHANVYGQGEDESDSIDYLEADSDVELDEDAPMTVSYVTEDGKELFQVLHTSSMPPLPDTALISVDKFSNAGQEAGQIVEKMLGNTFLTHYNESHEDDFAATREEEQEEVDSLNTHVYEEHIESTEILEQENQDQMHISETDNESFTDEHYLSTPQHVSDLDDEGYVCVSERRKSCAQLEPQEERLDHNVLPGYRIEEQFPAASLPGAPESSPRSIAACSSIQREITKKTDARLGITDPDERFLMSCAPILQRLPNKKNLLARLKIQQMLYELEYEEKYNYDGSS from the exons ATGTTGAGTGAAATCCATTTCATGAAGAAACCAAGAAAAAGGATGCCATCCTCCGACAAAACCAGCACGGTGCTATCGCCAATAGACGGCCTGACCGTAGATATCCGCAAGAAGCGTCACCATGTCAGAGTAGACGAAACGGTTTTTGTTGAGGAAATCAAAAAGCGATCCATTCTCTACGAAGGCGCAATGGTGAGAAGTGGAAACACCGCACTGCGGAATGAAGCATGGGGCGAGGTGGCGCAAATCATGAATCTATCGGTGCAGGAGTGTAAGAAAAGGTGGCGCAGCATGCGCGACGGATTCCTTAAGCAAGTTCGCCAAAAGTCCGAGGAGGATCGCAAATCTTGGATTCACTATAGGTTACTGGAGTTTTTGCTCCCCTTCATTGGTGGCTTCATCCCCAA ACAACATGCGAATGTTTATGGTCAAGGCGAAGACGAAAGCGATAGCATAGACTATCTGGAAGCGGACAGTGATGTGGAATTGGATGAGGACGCACCGATGACGGTTTCGTACGTGACGGAAGATGGCAAAGAACTGTTCCAAGTTTTGCATACTTCCAGCATGCCTCCGCTTCCCGATACGGCCCTCATCAGTGTGGACAAGTTCAGTAACGCAGGCCAGGAGGCAGGCCAAATAGTTGAGAAGATGTTGGGCAACACATTTTTAACGCATTACAACGAGAGTCATGAAGATGATTTCGCTGCAACTAGAGAGGAGGAACAGGAAGAAGTGGATTCACTGAACACACATGTCTACGAGGAGCACATCGAATCAACGGAGATCTTGGAGCAAGAAAACCAGGATCAGATGCACATTTCCGAAACTGATAATGAAAGTTTCACCGACGAACACTATTTGTCGACACCGCAGCACGTGTCTGATTTGGATGATGAAGGTTACGTGTGTGTATCGGAAAGACGAAAATCGTGTGCCCAATTAGAACCTCAAGAGGAAAGGCTGGATCACAATGTACTACCAGGTTATCGAATAGAGGAACAGTTCCCTGCCGCTTCGCTTCCCGGGGCACCAGAATCTTCGCCCCGTTCCATAGCAGCATGTTCTTCGATTCAGCGcgaaataacgaaaaaaacggaTGCACGCCTTGGCATTACCGATCCTGACGAACGGTTTCTGATGTCCTGTGCTCCGATTTTGCAACGATtgccgaacaaaaaaaaccttctcGCACGCCTCAAAATACAGCAAATGCTGTATGAGCTGGAGTACGAAGAAAAATACAACTACGACGGCAGCAGCTGA
- the LOC128275330 gene encoding splicing factor U2AF 50 kDa subunit → MSDRDYRGGGGRGGGGGGGGGGGGGGGGGGGGGGGGGRHRSRSRERRRSRSRSRERRRSRSRSPYRKNRSRRRKPSLYWDVPPPGFEHITPLQYKAMQAAGQIPANIVADTPQAAVPVVGSTITRQARRLYVGNIPFGVTEEEMMEFFNQQMHLSGLAQAAGNPVLACQINLDKNFAFLEFRSIDETTQAMAFDSINFKGQSLKIRRPHDYQPMPGMTDSAAVNVPEKFSGVISTVVPDSAHKIFIGGLPNYLNEDQVKELLLSFGQLKAFNLVKDAATGLGKGYAFAEYVENSITDQAIAGLNGMQLGDKKLIVQRASVGAKNANATVVAPVQIQVPGLSLVGSSGPPTEVLCLLNMVTPDELKDEEEYEDILEDIREECNKYGVVRSVEIPRPIEGVDVPGCGKVFVEFNSIVDCQKAQQALTGRKFSDRVVVTSYFDPDKYHRREF, encoded by the exons ATGT CCGATCGAGATTACCGTGGTGGCGGAGGTaggggtggcggcggcggaggaggaggtggcggaggaggtggtggtggcggtggcggcggtggtggaggcggaGGCGGACGGCACAGGTCTCGGTCCCGGGAGCGACGCCGTAGCCGTTCCCGGAGCCGCGAACGCCGGAGATCCCGGTCCCGCTCGCCGTACCGGAAGAACCGGTCCCGCAGGCGCAAGCCCTCCCTGTACTGGGATGTTCCGCCGCCGGGTTTCGAGCACATTACTCCCTTACAGTATAAAGCGATGCAGGCCGCCGGGCAGATACCGGCCAACATAGTGGCAGATACACCGCAGGCTGCCGTTCCCGTTGTAGGTAGCACCATTACGCGCCAGGCTCGGCGACTGTACGTCGGCAACATACCGTTTGGCGTGACGGAGGAGGAGATGATGGAGTTCTTCAACCAGCAGATGCATCTTTCGGGTCTAGCGCAGGCTGCCGGCAATCCGGTGCTGGCCTGTCAGATCAATCTGGACAAAAACTTTGCCTTCCTCGAgttccgttcgatcgatgAAACCACGCAGGCAATGGCGTTCGATAGCATAAACTTTAAGGGGCAGAGTCTGAAGATACGCCGACCGCACGATTACCAACCCATGCCGGGTATGACGGATTCAGCGGCAGTCAACGTTCCGG AAAAATTCTCCGGAGTCATCAGCACGGTGGTGCCAGATTCGGCACACAAAATCTTTATCGGTGGGTTGCCGAACTATCTGAACGAAGATCAG gttAAAGAATTGCTACTCTCGTTCGGTCAACTGAAAGCGTTCAATCTGGTCAAGGACGCTGCAACCGGTCTCGGCAAGGGTTACGCGTTTGCCGAGTACGTGGAGAACTCGATTACTGATCAG GCAATTGCTGGACTGAATGGTATGCAGCTCGGAGACAAAAAGCTAATAGTGCAGCGGGCCAGTGTGGGTGCAaagaacgcgaacgcgacggtggtggctccGGTTCAGATTCAG GTTCCGGGTTTgtcgttggttggttcgtcGGGTCCCCCGACCGAGGTACTGTGCCTGCTGAACATGGTCACACCCGACGAGCTGAAGGACGAAGAGGAGTACGAGGACATCCTGGAGGACATTCGAGAGGAGTGTAACAAGTACGGTGTGGTGCGGAGCGTGGAGATTCCACGCCCGATCGAAGGCGTCGACGTGCCCGGCTGTGGCAAGGTGTTTGTCGAGTTTAATTCAATCGTCGACTGTCAGAAGGCACAGCAAGCACTGACTGGACGAAAGTTTAGCGACCGTGTCGTCGTCACGTCCTACTTCGATCCAGATAAGTACCACCGGCGAGAATTCTAG